In Vitis vinifera cultivar Pinot Noir 40024 chromosome 4, ASM3070453v1, the genomic window TCACTGGTACAACCAAAATCCAAATACCTTGGGAAGATGGGAACAAGGctgattaattttttatgggTTTCTTATATATTCTCATGCATTTTTGTAGGCATGGAATTAAGCAATTTCGTAATGGTTGGGCTGATGGACCCGCTTATATCACACAGTGTCCTATCCAAACTGGGAGTGCCTACACCTATGATTTCAATGTAACTGGTCAAAGGGGAACATTGTGGTGGCATGCACATATTCTTTGGCTAAGGGCAACAGTCTACGGCGCACTTGTGATCATGCCAAAACCAGGAACCCCATTTCCTTTTCCTCAGCCGTACAGTGAGGTTAACCTTCTGTTAGGTGAGTTTTCATCCTCACTACTTgattaaaaaatggaaacaaaattggATGTCTAATTGCAATTGAAAGGAGAATGCTACAATTTGTAGGAGAATGGTGGAACAACGACATCGAAGCGCTTGTGAAGCAAGGGAACAGCCGGGGCTTGCCACCCAATATGTCAGATGCCCACACAATCAATGGGAAGCCAGGGCCACTTTTTCCATGCTCTGAGAAACGTAAGTAAAAGCCCTGGTatcatttgaaaagaaaaaccaagtggAATGATGTGGAAGGTTAATCTTTGCAACTTCTTATTGTAGATACATTTGCAATGGAGGTTGAATCTGGGAAGACATACCTCTtgagaatcatcaatgctgctCTCAACGATGAGCTTTTCTTTGCCATTGCCGGTCATGATATGACAGTCGTGGAGATCGATGCTGTTTACACAAAGCCATTCACCACTCAAGCTTTACTAATTGCGCCTGGCCAGACCACTAACGTTCTGGTTCAAGCCAACCAAGCGCCCAACAGATACTTCATGGCCGCTAGGCCTTTCATGGATGCCCCACTTCCAGTGGACAAACAAATGGCCACAGGCATACTCCAATACAAAGGAGTTCCGAACACTGTTCTCCCAAGCCTTCCCCAATTGCCAGCATCCAATGACACTGCATTCGCATTGAGCTACAACAAGAAGCTCAGGAGCTTAAACACCCCACAATTTCCAGTTAATGTTCCTCTGAAGGTTGATAGGAACCTCTTTTACACCATTGGGTTGGGGAGGAATCCTTGCCTCACATGCGTCAACGGAACCCGACTTACTGGTTCGTTAAACAACATCTCTTTTGTGATGCCGAATATCGGGCTTCTTCAAGCACACTACTCCAAGATTAAAGGAGTGTTCAGAACGGATTTCCCAGACCGCCCTTCTACTCCATTCAATTACACGAGTGCACCGCTAACAGCCAATCTTGGGACTTCTCAAGGCACTAGACTAAGTAAGCTTGCCTTCAACTCCACAGTTGAGTTGGTATTACAGGACACCAATCTTCTAACAGTTGAGTCGCACCCGTTTCATCTCCACGGCTATAACTTCTTTGTTGTTGGAAGCGGTATTGGAAACTTCGATCCTGCCAAAGACCCAGCTAACTATAATCTGATTGATCCTCCCGAGAGAAATACAGTTGGGGTTCCCACTGGTGGGTGGACTGCTATTCGATTTCGAGCCGATAATCCAGGTAACACATATATTTCTTGCATGAAATTTGCATTACTTCATCTCCACTTTTCTCCCTCTAAATGTTGTTATGCCTATCAATATGTAGGTGTTTGGTTCATGCACTGTCATTTGGAGCTTCACACTGGTTGGGGATTGAAAATGGCATTTGTAGTAGAAGATGGAGAAGGGCCTGACCAATCTGTTCTGCCTCCTCCCAAGGATCTTCCACCATGCTAACTCTCCATGTCTAGCTTCTGTTTGTGGGTGCATTGGATCATGTCGGATGCACCAGTTATTTATACTTCCTGCAGAAGTTGCAGCATATTTCTTGAGGATAAAATCCGATCGAGAAAAAAGGCACATGTATAAGATTTGTTTGAGACAAAAGTGTAATAATCTGCAGTCACAGTATTGTGTAAATTATGGAGAATATCTT contains:
- the LOC100246084 gene encoding laccase-11, which codes for MGSRCSFFPGLAFLMFGFLGFMILPAADAAIKKYQFDVQVRNVSRLCHAKPIVTVNGMFPGPTIYAREGDRVIINVTNHAQYNMSIHWHGIKQFRNGWADGPAYITQCPIQTGSAYTYDFNVTGQRGTLWWHAHILWLRATVYGALVIMPKPGTPFPFPQPYSEVNLLLGEWWNNDIEALVKQGNSRGLPPNMSDAHTINGKPGPLFPCSEKHTFAMEVESGKTYLLRIINAALNDELFFAIAGHDMTVVEIDAVYTKPFTTQALLIAPGQTTNVLVQANQAPNRYFMAARPFMDAPLPVDKQMATGILQYKGVPNTVLPSLPQLPASNDTAFALSYNKKLRSLNTPQFPVNVPLKVDRNLFYTIGLGRNPCLTCVNGTRLTGSLNNISFVMPNIGLLQAHYSKIKGVFRTDFPDRPSTPFNYTSAPLTANLGTSQGTRLSKLAFNSTVELVLQDTNLLTVESHPFHLHGYNFFVVGSGIGNFDPAKDPANYNLIDPPERNTVGVPTGGWTAIRFRADNPGVWFMHCHLELHTGWGLKMAFVVEDGEGPDQSVLPPPKDLPPC